In the genome of Raphanus sativus cultivar WK10039 chromosome 4, ASM80110v3, whole genome shotgun sequence, one region contains:
- the LOC108852054 gene encoding protein BRI1-5 ENHANCED 1 isoform X2 — MGREEEEDDNKNGVGERKLGDETPSSFLDGTGLVCVTGGTGFIASWLIMRLLQRGYSVRATVRANTEKTKRDISYLTELPFASERLKIFTADLNEPESFKPAIEGCKAVFHVAHPMDPTSNETEETVTKRTVQGLMGILKSCLDAKTVKRFFYTSSAVTVFYGVGSGAGGNGGVVDENVWSDVEVFRNQKEKRVSSSYVVSKMAAETAALEFGGKNGLEVVTLVIPLVVGPFISPSLPSSVFISLAMIFARAMIFLLEKPVAKGRYICSSVEMKIDEVFEFLSTRFPQFQLPSIDLKSYTVEKRMSLSSKKLRSAGFEFKYGADDIFTGAIKSCQARGFL, encoded by the exons ATggggagagaagaagaagaagatgacaacAAGAACGGAGTAGGAGAGAGAAAGCTGGGAGATGAAACGCCGTCATCTTTCTTGGACGGGACGGGGTTGGTTTGTGTAACGGGTGGAACTGGTTTCATTGCTTCATGGCTCATCATGCGTCTCCTTCAACGTGGCTACTCAGTTCGAGCCACCGTTCGAGCTAACACAG AAAAGACTAAAAGAGATATAAGCTACTTAACCGAGCTTCCATTTGCTTCGGAGAGGCTTAAAATATTCACCGCCGATCTCAACGAACCGGAGAGCTTTAAACCGGCTATCGAAGGATGCAAAGCAGTGTTTCACGTGGCACATCCCATGGACCCGACCAGCAACGAGACCGAAGAGACCGTGACAAAACGCACCGTGCAAGGTCTTATGGGGATACTGAAATCATGTCTGGATGCTAAAACCGTGAAACGCTTTTTCTACACGTCAAGCGCCGTAACCGTTTTCTACGGCGTCGGAAGCGGTGCTGGAGGAAACGGAGGAGTAGTAGATGAGAACGTTTGGAGCGACGTGGAAGTGTTTAGGAATCAGAAGGAGAAGAGAGTAAGTAGCTCTTATGTTGTGTCGAAAATGGCGGCCGAGACGGCAGCGCTTGAGTTCGGCGGGAAGAATGGATTGGAGGTTGTGACGCTTGTGATCCCTCTCGTCGTCGGACCTTTTATATCTCCGTCGTTGCCTTCATCcgtcttcatctctctcgccatGATCTTTG CAAGGGCGATGATATTTCTATTGGAAAAGCCAGTAGCGAAAGGGAGATATATATGTTCGTCTGTGGAGATGAAGATCGACGAGGTCTTTGAGTTTTTGTCTACGAGGTTTCCTCAGTTTCAGCTACCTTCAATTGA TTTGAAGAGTTACACAGTAGAGAAGAGGATGAGTCTGTCGTCGAAGAAGCTGAGGAGTGCAGGGTTCGAGTTTAAGTATGGAGCTGATGATATATTCACCGGAGCTATAAAGAGCTGCCAAGCGAGAGGCTTTCTTTAA
- the LOC108848310 gene encoding LRR receptor-like serine/threonine-protein kinase GSO1 — translation MASPLSLSLILTVFLFLSPSPSSSSELDILLDIKSSLDPQKRFLTSWTPDADPCSPGSFDGVACDGNRRVANISLQGMGLTGTISPSIGLLTSLTGLYLHFNSLTGQIPKDISNLPLLTDLYLNVNNLSGEIPPQIGNLDNLQVLQLCYNKLSGSIPTQLGSLKKITVLALQYNQLSGAVPASLGDVGTLTRLDLSFNDLFGPVPVTLAAAPLLQVLDIRNNSFSGFVPSALKRLNNGFQYSNNHGLCGDGFADLKACTGSNVPNLNHPDPTNPKSFIATNNVKPESAVVQRSNCTNNNNGACSSKTTKTSSTGVVMGLIGSILAVAIFGGSTFTWYRRRKQRIGSSLDAAMDGRISTEYNFKEASRRKSSSPLISLEYANGWDPLGRGQNSGDNSSALSQEVFESFMFNLEEIERATQSFSEVNLLGKSNVSSVYKGILRDGSVAAIKCIAKSSCKSDESEFLRGLKMLTLLKHENLVRLRGFCCSKGRGECFLIYEFVPNGNLSQYLDVKDESGEVLEWTTRVSIINGIAKGIVYLHGENGKKPSIVHQNLSAEKILIDHWYNPYLGDSGLHKLFTDDIVFSKLKASAAMGYLAPEYITTGRFTDKSDVYAFGMILLQILSGKSKISHLMISQAVESGRLNEDFIDPNLRMSFPEAEAAQLARLGLLCTHESSNQRPSMEDVMQELNKLAASY, via the exons ATGGCCTCTCCACTCTCACTCTCCCTCATCCTCACCGTCTTTCTCTTCCTTTCTCCTTCACCATCTTCCTCATCAGAGCTCGACATTCTCCTCGACATCAAATCCTCTCTTGACCCACAAAAACGCTTCCTCACTTCATGGACTCCCGACGCCGACCCTTGCTCCCCCGGCTCTTTCGACGGTGTTGCTTGCGATGGAAACCGCCGCGTTGCTAACATATCTCTCCAAGGAATGGGTCTAACGGGAACTATCTCTCCTTCCATCGGTCTTCTCACTAGCTTAACCGGTTTATACCTTCATTTCAACTCCTTAACCGGTCAGATTCCTAAAGACATCTCAAACTTGCCTCTCCTCACTGATTTATACCTCAATGTCAATAATCTCTCCGGCGAAATCCCTCCTCAGATCGGAAACTTAGACAATCTTCAAG ttCTTCAGCTATGTTACAACAAGTTAAGTGGGAGTATACCGACACAGTTAGGTTCTCTCAAGAAGATAACTGTCTTGGCTTTGCAGTATAACCAACTCTCCGGCGCTGTTCCCGCGAGTCTAGGCGATGTTGGTACGTTAACTAGGCTAGATTTGAGCTTCAACGATCTCTTTGGTCCTGTTCCGGTGACACTCGCTGCCGCTCCTCTGCTTCAAGTTCTAGACATTCGTAACAACTCCTTCTCCGGCTTTGTTCCCTCTG cTTTGAAGAGGCTAAACAATGGGTTCCAGTACTCAAACAACCACGGTTTATGCGGAGATGGGTTCGCTGATCTGAAAGCTTGTACCGGTTCTAACGTACCGAACCTAAACCATCCCGACCCAACAAACCCAAAGAGTTTCATAGCAACAAATAATGTGAAACCAGAGTCTGCAGTAGTACAACGAAGCAACTGCACTAACAACAACAATGGCGCGTGCTCATCAAAAACCACAAAGACCTCATCTACAGGAGTCGTCATGGGACTAATAGGATCAATACTCGCAGTTGCAATCTTCGGTGGCTCAACGTTCACATGGTACAGACGAAGGAAACAGAGGATAGGAAGCAGTCTCGATGCTGCTATGGACGGTAGGATAAGCACTGAGTACAACTTCAAAGAAGCTTCTAGAAGAAAAAGCTCTTCTCCGTTGATCAGCTTAGAGTACGCCAACGGTTGGGATCCGTTAGGGAGAGGACAGAACAGTGGTGACAACAGTAGTGCCTTGTCTCAAGAAGTCTTCGAGAGCTTTATGTTCAATCTCGAGGAGATCGAGAGAGCTACTCAGAGCTTCTCTGAGGTTAACTTGTTGGGGAAGAGTAACGTCTCTTCGGTTTACAAAGGTATCCTTAGAGATGGCTCTGTTGCAGCAATCAAATGTATCGCGAAATCGAGCTGTAAATCTGATGAATCCGAGTTCCTCAGAGGGTTGAAGATGTTGACGCTGCTGAAGCATGAGAACTTAGTGAGGCTGAGAGGGTTTTGTTGCTCTAAAGGGAGAGGAGAGTGTTTCCTTATCTACGAGTTTGTCCCTAATGGTAATCTTTCGCAGTATCTGGACGTGAAGGATGAGAGTGGAGAGGTTCTTGAATGGACTACTCGAGTCTCCATCATAAATGGAATCGCCAAAG gTATTGTTTACTTGCATGGAGAAAATGGGAAGAAGCCATCAATAGTTCATCAGAATCTATCAGCAGAGAAGATTCTCATTGATCATTGGTACAATCCGTACCTTGGGGATTCTGGTCTACACAAGCTTTTCACGGATGATATCGTTTTCTCGAAGCTCAAAGCAAGCGCTGCGATGGGATACTTAGCTCCTGAGTACATAACTACAGGAAGGTTCACTGACAAGAGCGACGTCTATGCCTTTGGTATGATTCTGTTGCAGATACTCAGTGGTAAAAGCAAAATCAGCCATTTGATGATCTCACAAGCTGTGGAGTCTGGACGATTGAACGAAGACTTCATTGATCCGAACCTTCGGATGAGCTTTCCTGAGGCAGAAGCTGCTCAGCTCGCTAGACTTGGTCTTCTATGCACTCATGAATCCTCCAACCAGAGACCATCCATGGAAGATGTTATGCAAGAACTGAATAAACTCGCTGCGAGTTATTAG
- the LOC108852054 gene encoding protein BRI1-5 ENHANCED 1 isoform X1 — protein MGREEEEDDNKNGVGERKLGDETPSSFLDGTGLVCVTGGTGFIASWLIMRLLQRGYSVRATVRANTEKTKRDISYLTELPFASERLKIFTADLNEPESFKPAIEGCKAVFHVAHPMDPTSNETEETVTKRTVQGLMGILKSCLDAKTVKRFFYTSSAVTVFYGVGSGAGGNGGVVDENVWSDVEVFRNQKEKRVSSSYVVSKMAAETAALEFGGKNGLEVVTLVIPLVVGPFISPSLPSSVFISLAMIFGNYKEKYLFDTYNMVHIDDVARAMIFLLEKPVAKGRYICSSVEMKIDEVFEFLSTRFPQFQLPSIDLKSYTVEKRMSLSSKKLRSAGFEFKYGADDIFTGAIKSCQARGFL, from the exons ATggggagagaagaagaagaagatgacaacAAGAACGGAGTAGGAGAGAGAAAGCTGGGAGATGAAACGCCGTCATCTTTCTTGGACGGGACGGGGTTGGTTTGTGTAACGGGTGGAACTGGTTTCATTGCTTCATGGCTCATCATGCGTCTCCTTCAACGTGGCTACTCAGTTCGAGCCACCGTTCGAGCTAACACAG AAAAGACTAAAAGAGATATAAGCTACTTAACCGAGCTTCCATTTGCTTCGGAGAGGCTTAAAATATTCACCGCCGATCTCAACGAACCGGAGAGCTTTAAACCGGCTATCGAAGGATGCAAAGCAGTGTTTCACGTGGCACATCCCATGGACCCGACCAGCAACGAGACCGAAGAGACCGTGACAAAACGCACCGTGCAAGGTCTTATGGGGATACTGAAATCATGTCTGGATGCTAAAACCGTGAAACGCTTTTTCTACACGTCAAGCGCCGTAACCGTTTTCTACGGCGTCGGAAGCGGTGCTGGAGGAAACGGAGGAGTAGTAGATGAGAACGTTTGGAGCGACGTGGAAGTGTTTAGGAATCAGAAGGAGAAGAGAGTAAGTAGCTCTTATGTTGTGTCGAAAATGGCGGCCGAGACGGCAGCGCTTGAGTTCGGCGGGAAGAATGGATTGGAGGTTGTGACGCTTGTGATCCCTCTCGTCGTCGGACCTTTTATATCTCCGTCGTTGCCTTCATCcgtcttcatctctctcgccatGATCTTTG GAAATTACAAGGAGAAGTATTTGTTCGATACTTACAACATGGTACATATTGACGATGTAGCAAGGGCGATGATATTTCTATTGGAAAAGCCAGTAGCGAAAGGGAGATATATATGTTCGTCTGTGGAGATGAAGATCGACGAGGTCTTTGAGTTTTTGTCTACGAGGTTTCCTCAGTTTCAGCTACCTTCAATTGA TTTGAAGAGTTACACAGTAGAGAAGAGGATGAGTCTGTCGTCGAAGAAGCTGAGGAGTGCAGGGTTCGAGTTTAAGTATGGAGCTGATGATATATTCACCGGAGCTATAAAGAGCTGCCAAGCGAGAGGCTTTCTTTAA
- the LOC108852852 gene encoding uncharacterized protein LOC108852852, with protein sequence MKLVWSPETASEAYINTVRSCKSYKESGVAEFLSATAAGWNARLIVETWSRGDPIATSVGLAVAASHTCGRHVCIVPDEQSKLEYVSAMRGVVTTEATEVVVVGESVESTMEEFPGVDFLVVDSKQRAFVKTLRFAELSNKGAVLVCKNAAQRAISGFKWHDVLKTGTRVVRSVFLPVGSGLDMVHVGAAGGNQRGDSRKHPSRWIRHVDHLSGEEHLFRRLN encoded by the exons ATGAAGCTTGTCTGGTCGCCTGAAACCGCCTCTGAAGCCTACATCAACACCGTTAGATCG TGTAAGAGCTACAAAGAATCAGGAGTGGCAGAGTTTTTATCAGCTACTGCGGCTGGATGGAACGCTAGGCTAATCGTTGAGACATGGTCACGCGGCGATCCTATCGCGACTAGCGTCGGCCTCGCTGTTGCTGCAAGTCACACTTGCGGGAGACACGTGTGTATAGTACCAGATGAGCAGTCAAAACTGGAGTACGTGTCGGCCATGAGAGGAGTCGTTACGACGGAAGCTACGGAGGTTGTGGTGGTCGGAGAATCTGTTGAGAGCACGATGGAGGAGTTTCCCGGCGTGGACTTCTTGGTGGTGGATTCAAAGCAACGAGCGTTCGTTAAAACACTGAGGTTTGCGGAATTGAGCAACAAGGGTGCCGTTTTGGTGTGTAAAAACGCTGCGCAGAGAGCGATCTCTGGGTTTAAATGGCACGATGTGTTAAAAACAGGGACACGTGTGGTGAGATCAGTGTTTTTGCCTGTTGGGAGTGGGTTAGATATGGTACACGTCGGAGCTGCGGGTGGCAACCAACGTGGTGACTCGAGGAAGCATCCTAGCCGTTGGATTAGACATGTGGATCATTTGTCGGGAGAGGAGCATTTGTTCAGACGCTTAAATTGA